A genome region from Phoenix dactylifera cultivar Barhee BC4 chromosome 18, palm_55x_up_171113_PBpolish2nd_filt_p, whole genome shotgun sequence includes the following:
- the LOC103722292 gene encoding cytochrome c1-2, heme protein, mitochondrial isoform X2, translated as MTHVNEDSMVAGRGFNLFLRKRLQFQSSAPPLLSSFRLQQEDAIESAGMKSLRALAVLGVGVSGILSFATIASADEAEHGLPSPSYPWPHKGILSSYDHASIRRGHQVYQQVCASCHSMSLISYRDLVGVAYTEEETKAMAAEIEVVDGPNDEGEMFTRPGKLSDRFPQPYPNEQAARFANGGAYPPDLSLITKARHNGQNYVFALLTGYRDPPAGVSIREGLNYNPYFPGGAIAMPQMLIDGAIEYEDGTPATEAQMGKDVVTFLSWAAEPEMEERKLMGFKWIFLLSLALLQAAYYRRLRWSVLKSRKLVLDVVN; from the exons ATGACGCATGTGAA CGAAGATTCGATGGTTGCTGGAAGAGGCTTTAACCTGTTTCTGAGGAAGAGATTACAATTCCAATCATCG GCTCCACCTCTGCTTTCATCATTTCGGTTGCAGCAAGAAGATGCTATTGAGTCCGCTGGCATGAAGTCACTAAGGGCATTAGCGGTACTTGGAGTTGGTGTTTCTGGCATTTTAAGCTTTGCTACCATAGCATCTGCTGATGAAGCAGAGCATGGCCTTCCTTCCCCCAGCTATCCTTGGCCTCACAAAGGAATTCTTAGTTCCTATGATCATGCGTC AATCCGGCGTGGTCACCAAGTTTACCAACAAGTTTGTGCTTCTTGTCATTCAATGTCTCTGATTTCATATCGAGATCTTGTCGGTGTGGCTTACACTGAAGAAGAGACAAAGGCTATGGCTGCTGAAATTGAGGTGGTTGATGGTCCTAACGATGAAGGCGAGATGTTTACTCGTCCTGGTAAACTAAGTGATCGCTTTCCCCAGCcatatccaaatgaacaagcagCTAGGTTTGCAAATGGTGGGGCATATCCACCAGACCTAAGCCTGATCACCAAG GCACGACACAATGGGCAGAACTATGTGTTTGCCCTTCTCACTGGCTACCGCGACCCTCCTGCTGGTGTTtcg ATTCGAGAGGGGTTAAATTATAACCCATACTTTCCTGGTGGTGCAATAGCTATGCCCCAAATGCTTATAGATGGAGCAATCGAATATGAAGATGGCACACCTGCAACTGAAGCCCAG ATGGGTAAGGATGTCGTCACATTTTTATCATGGGCAGCAGAGCCTGAGATGGAAGAGAGGAAACTG ATGGGATTCAAATGGATTTTTCTGCTGTCACTTGCTCTACTCCAAGCTGCTTACTACCGGCGCTTGAGGTGGTCTGTTCTCAAGTCACGCAAACTGGTCCTCGATGTTGTCAACTGA
- the LOC103722334 gene encoding thioredoxin X, chloroplastic, protein MATSFLNPTPSSLRLSSVSSSSSAAARALSPPSSHRFHLGRSPPSRTLQRAWFAGHLRSPPLPAGRLAVRCGAVKMIGQSEFAAEVLGSDVPVLVDFVADWCGPCRLIGPVVEWASEEYEGRLKVVKIDHDANPELIEEYKVYGLPTLIFFKNGQEVPESRREGAITKVKLKEYLDSLLGSTTVV, encoded by the exons ATGGCGACAAGCTTCTTGAATCCCACCCCCTCATCCCTTCGcctctcctccgtctcctcctcatcctccgccgccgcacgagctctttctcccccttcctcACATCGCTTTCACCTCGGCCGCTCTCCGCCGTCGCGGACTCTCCAGAGGGCTTGGTTTGCCGGCCACCTCCGCAGCCCGCCGCTGCCGGCTGGGAGGCTCGCGGTGCGCTGCGGCGCCGTGAAGATGATCGGTCAGAGCGAATTCGCAGCGGAGGTGCTGGGGTCGGACGTCCCCGTCCTGGTGGATTTCGTCGCTGACTGGTGCGGGCCCTGCCGCTTGATCGGCCCCGTCGTGGAGTGGGCGTCCGAG GAATATGAGGGCAGATTAAAGGTTGTAAAGATTGATCATGATGCAAATCCCGAGTTGATTGAAGAGTACAAGGTTTATGGCCTGCCGACCTTGATATTCTTCAAGAATGGTCAAGAGGTTCCAGAGAGTAGAAGGGAGGGTGCAATTACGAAGGTTAAGCTGAAAGAATACCTGGACTCCTTATTAGGATCTACAACAGTGGTCTAA
- the LOC103724068 gene encoding F-box protein At5g49610-like: MASMQEGRHEDTESSFTLPEAVVFEILTRAPLEALPACRWVCRQWRQITYEPAFTSLHCSRTQTISGYFIQSMRHNHYHSSFVSIQPLPPSVRPLSFDFLPRDVKIEAVGCRGIVLCTSQWYDGIPGRYYVCKPATRQWWWIPNPKTRYLTKRIAMVACSTGPLEYKIIRFSQAEQNFDCLRCEIFDSRSQAWRLSRDVQLPSGSLRQEAAVSVNGALHWLTYEGNIFAFDIHKETWKLIPLPEEVGEDEMRWDCRKLVKCEGQLCLVLVEKQWMEIWVMANYEEQIWEERKVVSLEAINYDPALTIEDLYLSDVAFMGSFFRVTWYDLSRGVLANICIDHPFAQEVFKFESDLVPLE, translated from the exons ATGGCGTCCATGCAAGAAGGTCGACATGAAGACACCGAGAGCTCCTTCACGCTGCCTGAGGCTGTCGTCTTCGAGATCCTCACCCGAGCCCCACTCGAAGCCCTCCCTGCTTGCCGATGGGTGTGCCGGCAATGGCGTCAGATCACCTACGAGCCTGCCTTCACCTCCCTCCATTGCAGCCGAACCCAGACGATATCGGGTTACTTCATCCAGAGCATGCGGCACAACCACTACCACTCAAGCTTCGTCTCCATCCAGCCATTGCCGCCCTCGGTCCGACCTTTATCCTTCGACTTCCTTCCCAGAGATGTGAAGATCGAAGCAGTGGGATGTCGAGGTATCGTGCTTTGCACCAGCCAGTGGTACGACGGCATCCCCGGCCGGTATTATGTTTGCAAGCCAGCAACTCGACAATGGTGGTGGATACCAAATCCAAAGACCAGGTATCTCACTAAGAGGATTGCCATGGTGGCCTGCTCCACTGGACCGTTGGAGTACAAGATTATTCGGTTCTCGCAGGCAGAACAGAACTTCGACTGCTTGCGGTGTGAGATCTTCGACTCGCGGTCTCAAGCTTGGAGGCTGTCGAGGGACGTCCAGCTGCCTTCAGGCTCACTCAGGCAGGAGGCAGCGGTGTCAGTCAATGGAGCCCTCCATTGGCTGACATACGAGGGTAATATCTTTGCATTTGATATCCACAAGGAGACCTGGAAATTGATTCCATTGCCTGAAGAGGTTGGGGAAGATGAGATGAGGTGGGACTGCAGGAAATTAGTGAAGTGTGAAGGCCAACTTTGCTTGGTGCTAGTTGAGAAACAGTGGATGGAGATTTGGGTCATGGCCAACTACGAGGAGCAAATATGGGAGGAGAGAAAGGTGGTGAGCTTAGAAGCCATCAATTATGACCCAGCTTTGACCATCGAGGATTTGTATTTGTCTGATGTTGCATTTATGGGTAGTTTCTTCAGGGTAACATG GTATGACCTTTCACGAGGGGTGCTCGCAAATATTTGCATTGATCATCCATTTGCTCAGGAAGTTTTCAAGTTCGAGTCTGATCTGGTTCCACTGGAGTAG
- the LOC103722287 gene encoding pentatricopeptide repeat-containing protein At4g33170 produces the protein MPQCPLLLPRSSRPPLTIPRALLCRLYTSNLSPDQEHEVEQYAHLLHRCAQTSNLELGTAIHARLLKRTLLASSLFLQNHLLNMYFKSTRDPFLPLRLFDEMPQRNIVSWSAAIAGLVQCNHPRRALSLFHQMRQADMRPNEFTLVSTLNASSLSGRPGHARQIYAQVIRLGFESNVFLANAFLTALIRNGRLPEAKEMFENCRDKDVVSWNSMIAGYLQFSYSEVWGFWCRMIEEGVNPDEFSFSSVLTGLAATSSLRLGVQVHAQLVKYGVGDDACVGNSLVDMYLKNRDLVGGFKAFNDMPERDVVAWTHMAAGCLHCGEPGKALEITYQMKLAGIKPNKFTLSTTFTACSSLASLEEGKKGHGFRIKLGVEIDECVDNALIDMYARCGSMDCAWGVFRSMKERSVITWTTMIMGFAQNGLAREALEVFDQMILEHVEPNYITFICALYACSQGGFIGEGWKYFDSMTCDHNIDPGEDHYACMVDLLGKAGKIAEAEALIMSMPFRPGVLVWQTLLGACRLHGDVETGKRAAEQALALEKDPSTYVLLSNMFANTDNWDGVGRIRELMEDREVKKVPGTSWIETAYGSNYPILSQYGART, from the coding sequence ATGCCACAATGCCCGCTACTTCTCCCACGTAGTTCCCGGCCTCCATTAACAATTCCAAGAGctcttctttgcaggctttacACATCAAACCTCTCTCCGGATCAAGAACACGAAGTCGAGCAATACGCCCATCTCCTCCATAGATGTGCCCAAACCTCCAATCTCGAACTCGGCACCGCTATCCATGCTCGCCTCCTCAAGCGCACCCTCCTCGcatcctccctcttcctccagaACCACCTCCTCAACATGTACTTCAAGAGCACCCGCGACCCCTTTCTACCCCTCCGACTGTTTGATGAAATGCCTCAGAGAAACATCGTCTCGTGGTCCGCCGCCATTGCCGGTCTCGTCCAATGCAACCATCCCCGACGGGCCCTCTCCCTCTTTCATCAGATGCGCCAGGCTGACATGAGGCCCAACGAGTTCACCCTCGTGAGCACGCTCAATGCCAGCTCGCTCTCTGGCAGGCCGGGTCACGCACGACAGATATATGCCCAAGTCATCCGGCTCGGCTTCGAGTCGAATGTGTTCTTGGCGAACGCTTTCCTCACGGCGTTGATCCGAAATGGGAGATTGCCAGAGGCGAAGGAGATGTTTGAGAATTGTCGAGATAAGGATGTGGTTTCTTGGAACTCGATGATCGCGGGCTACTTGCAGTTTTCCTACTCGGAGGTGTGGGGGTTTTGGTGTCGGATGATTGAGGAAGGGGTTAATCCGGATGAATTCTCGTTTAGTAGTGTTCTTACAGGCTTGGCAGCGACTTCGAGCTTGAGGCTCGGTGTGCAAGTCCATGCCCAACTTGTTAAGTATGGTGTTGGAGATGATGCATGCGTAGGGAATTCATTGGTGGACATGTACTTGAAGAACAGAGATTTGGTTGGTGGTTTTAAAGCCTTCAACGATATGCCGGAAAGAGATGTGGTTGCTTGGACCCATATGGCTGCCGGTTGCCTGCACTGTGGAGAACCTGGTAAAGCTCTTGAGATCACATATCAGATGAAGCTGGCGGGCATCAAACCGAATAAATTCACACTATCAACAACATTTACTGCATGTTCTAGCTTGGCTTCTttggaagaagggaagaagggacATGGCTTTAGGATTAAGCTAGGAGTCGAAATCGATGAATGTGTTGATAATGCACTTATCGACATGTATGCAAGGTGTGGTTCTATGGATTGTGCATGGGGGGTGTTCCGATCGATGAAGGAGCGGTCTGTTATTACGTGGACCACGATGATCATGGGATTTGCGCAGAATGGACTTGCTAGGGAAGCTCTGGAAGTCTTTGATCAGATGATTTTAGAGCATGTGGAACCAAATTATATTACATTCATTTGTGCTTTATATGCATGCAGTCAAGGAGGGTTTATTGGTGAAGGTTGGAAATACTTCGACTCCATGACATGCGATCATAACATTGACCCCGGTGAAGATCACTATGCATGTATGGTGGATCTCCTTGGAAAAGCAGGGAAAATTGCAGAAGCGGAAGCTTTGATAATGAGCATGCCTTTCCGACCTGGTGTTCTAGTATGGCAGACCTTGCTTGGTGCTTGCCGACTTCATGGTGATGTGGAGACAGGCAAGCGAGCAGCGGAGCAGGCACTTGCTCTGGAAAAGGACCCATCAACTTATGTTTTGCTATCGAACATGTTCGCAAACACAGACAATTGGGATGGGGTAGGAAGGATTCGCGAACTTATGGAAGATAGAGAAGTCAAGAAAGTGCCTGGAACTAGTTGGATCGAGACTGCATATGGTAGTAATTATCCTATACTATCACAATATGGAGCTCGCACGTAG
- the LOC103722369 gene encoding protein ROOT PRIMORDIUM DEFECTIVE 1 → MRARSALLPAVLARSKTTSAQYVAARHIDPTFEKLMDGYKHLLKVAAVQDLIIASPGLSLPLPLLSAAAPKLRLNRGAPHFVRTFPRVFSLHYDPSSSQALVRLAPSAAQVALQESSAASAAVPAAVDRLSRLLSMSPSRSLPLRAIFRIWKELGLPDDFEDSIIARNPTIFSLRDNPREPNTHLLELVGGNPSPNFTPAVEEWRLRERGREGSKADEMELRFGFKHGFPPGMRLAKNFRAKVKEWQRLPYVGPYDAAAGGLGAGSSKDRMKRMEKRAVGIAHEFLSLTVEKMVEVEKISQFRKWFGIELNIRDLFLDHPGIFYLSTKGKRHTVFLREAYDRGRLIDPNPVYEARRRLLELVLMRRRGLDGAQLGVEEPATQEEEEEEEEESGSAADDV, encoded by the coding sequence ATGCGGGCTCGCTCCGCCCTCCTCCCGGCCGTCTTGGCCCGATCCAAGACCACCTCCGCCCAGTACGTGGCGGCGAGGCACATCGACCCCACCTTCGAGAAGCTGATGGACGGCTACAAGCACCTCCTCAAGGTGGCAGCCGTCCAGGACCTCATCATCGCCTCCCCTGgcctctcccttcctctccccctcctctccGCCGCCGCCCCAAAACTTCGCCTCAACCGCGGCGCCCCCCACTTCGTCCGCACCTTCCCCCGCGTCTTCTCCCTCCACTACGATCCCTCCTCCTCCCAGGCCCTCGTCCGCCTCGCCCCCTCCGCCGCCCAGGTCGCCCTCCAGGAgtcctccgccgcctccgctGCCGTCCCCGCCGCCGTAGATCGCCTCTCCCGCCTCCTCTCCATGTCTCCCTCCCGATCCCTTCCCCTCCGCGCCATCTTTCGAATCTGGAAGGAGCTCGGCCTTCCCGACGACTTCGAGGATTCGATCATTGCCCGTAATCCTACTATCTTCTCGCTCCGGGACAACCCCCGGGAGCCCAACACCCATCTGTTGGAGCTCGTCGGGGGGAACCCTAGCCCTAATTTCACACCGGCGGTGGAGGAGTGGCGGCTCCGGGAGCGGGGAAGGGAAGGATCCAAGGCAGATGAGATGGAGCTCAGGTTCGGGTTCAAGCACGGATTCCCTCCCGGAATGCGGCTCGCCAAGAATTTCCGTGCCAAGGTGAAGGAGTGGCAGCGGCTGCCATATGTTGGTCCGTACGACGCCGCCGCCGGCGGCCTTGGAGCGGGGAGTTCAAAGGACAGAATGAAGCGAATGGAGAAGCGGGCCGTGGGGATTGCGCACGAGTTCTTGAGTTTGACGGTGGAGAAGATGGTGGAGGTGGAGAAGATCAGCCAGTTCAGGAAATGGTTCGGGATCGAGCTTAACATCCGGGACCTGTTCTTGGACCACCCGGGGATCTTCTACCTGTCGACCAAGGGGAAGCGGCACACAGTGTTCCTCCGGGAGGCCTATGACAGAGGGAGGCTGATCGATCCAAATCCAGTATACGAAgcgaggaggagacttcttgAGCTTGTGCTGATGCGGCGGCGGGGATTGGACGGAGCTCAGCTGGGAGTGGAAGAGCCGGCGacgcaggaggaggaggaggaggaggaggaggagtcagGTTCGGCTGCTGACGACGTTTGA
- the LOC103722292 gene encoding cytochrome c1-2, heme protein, mitochondrial isoform X1, with translation MVAGRGFNLFLRKRLQFQSSAPPLLSSFRLQQEDAIESAGMKSLRALAVLGVGVSGILSFATIASADEAEHGLPSPSYPWPHKGILSSYDHASIRRGHQVYQQVCASCHSMSLISYRDLVGVAYTEEETKAMAAEIEVVDGPNDEGEMFTRPGKLSDRFPQPYPNEQAARFANGGAYPPDLSLITKARHNGQNYVFALLTGYRDPPAGVSIREGLNYNPYFPGGAIAMPQMLIDGAIEYEDGTPATEAQMGKDVVTFLSWAAEPEMEERKLMGFKWIFLLSLALLQAAYYRRLRWSVLKSRKLVLDVVN, from the exons ATGGTTGCTGGAAGAGGCTTTAACCTGTTTCTGAGGAAGAGATTACAATTCCAATCATCG GCTCCACCTCTGCTTTCATCATTTCGGTTGCAGCAAGAAGATGCTATTGAGTCCGCTGGCATGAAGTCACTAAGGGCATTAGCGGTACTTGGAGTTGGTGTTTCTGGCATTTTAAGCTTTGCTACCATAGCATCTGCTGATGAAGCAGAGCATGGCCTTCCTTCCCCCAGCTATCCTTGGCCTCACAAAGGAATTCTTAGTTCCTATGATCATGCGTC AATCCGGCGTGGTCACCAAGTTTACCAACAAGTTTGTGCTTCTTGTCATTCAATGTCTCTGATTTCATATCGAGATCTTGTCGGTGTGGCTTACACTGAAGAAGAGACAAAGGCTATGGCTGCTGAAATTGAGGTGGTTGATGGTCCTAACGATGAAGGCGAGATGTTTACTCGTCCTGGTAAACTAAGTGATCGCTTTCCCCAGCcatatccaaatgaacaagcagCTAGGTTTGCAAATGGTGGGGCATATCCACCAGACCTAAGCCTGATCACCAAG GCACGACACAATGGGCAGAACTATGTGTTTGCCCTTCTCACTGGCTACCGCGACCCTCCTGCTGGTGTTtcg ATTCGAGAGGGGTTAAATTATAACCCATACTTTCCTGGTGGTGCAATAGCTATGCCCCAAATGCTTATAGATGGAGCAATCGAATATGAAGATGGCACACCTGCAACTGAAGCCCAG ATGGGTAAGGATGTCGTCACATTTTTATCATGGGCAGCAGAGCCTGAGATGGAAGAGAGGAAACTG ATGGGATTCAAATGGATTTTTCTGCTGTCACTTGCTCTACTCCAAGCTGCTTACTACCGGCGCTTGAGGTGGTCTGTTCTCAAGTCACGCAAACTGGTCCTCGATGTTGTCAACTGA
- the LOC103722340 gene encoding E3 ubiquitin-protein ligase RING1, which yields MSSAGAPGAAAPLQRYFCHQCDRTVTLTVSPGAEIACPICHGGFVEELDFPDSNPNPSSRPFSTFQSSDPFFFSPSAFPFLFPPTSPSASFDLRNPSDLVGLFGPDSFPSAAPGSGPGGGPEPFNPLVFLQNHIQQLLSGGANIQVVLEGGPGLGGSLGDYFIGPGLEQLIQQLAENDPNRYGTPPAAKSAISSLPDIKITEELLASDEAQCAVCKDTFEIGVEAKQMPCKHIYHKDCILPWLELHNSCPVCRYELLTDDPDYENKRGAAAEGARPAGAGDPGGAGGSAAGASGDGNTLSPRTVERRFRISLPWPLRGFGSQAEASNTGGGGGNDGGSSGGTAANSSGGGNTGSETRQDDLD from the coding sequence ATGTCCTCCGCCGGAGCCCCGGGCGCCGCCGCCCCCCTGCAGCGGTACTTCTGCCACCAGTGCGACCGGACGGTCACCCTTACCGTCTCCCCCGGCGCCGAGATCGCTTGTCCCATCTGCCATGGGGGCTTCGTCGAGGAGCTCGACTTCCCGGACtccaaccctaaccctagctctCGTCCCTTCTCCACCTTCCAATCCTCCGaccccttcttcttttccccctCCGCCTTCCCCTTCCTTTTCccccccacctccccctccgccAGCTTCGACCTCCGCAACCCCAGCGACCTCGTCGGCCTCTTCGGCCCCGACTCCTTCCCTTCCGCTGCCCCCGGCAGCGGCCCAGGCGGCGGCCCGGAGCCCTTCAATCCGTTGGTCTTCCTCCAGAACCACATCCAGCAACTCCTTTCCGGCGGCGCTAATATCCAGGTCGTCCTCGAGGGCGGCCCCGGCCTCGGTGGCAGCCTTGGAGACTACTTCATCGGCCCCGGCCTCGAGCAGCTTATCCAGCAGCTTGCCGAGAACGACCCCAATCGCTACGGCACCCCGCCGGCGGCCAAGTCCGCCATCTCCTCCCTGCCGGACATCAAAATCACCGAGGAACTCCTCGCCTCCGACGAGGCCCAGTGCGCGGTGTGCAAGGATACGTTCGAGATCGGCGTGGAGGCGAAGCAGATGCCGTGCAAGCACATCTATCACAAGGACTGCATCCTGCCGTGGCTTGAGCTTCACAACTCTTGCCCCGTGTGCCGGTACGAGCTGCTGACGGACGATCCGGACTATGAGAACAAGAGAGGGGCTGCGGCTGAGGGGGCAAGGCCGGCAGGGGCTGGGGATCCTGGTGGCGCCGGTGGGTCGGCGGCTGGGGCATCGGGGGATGGAAACACTCTGAGTCCGAGGACGGTTGAGAGGAGGTTTAGGATCTCGCTGCCTTGGCCACTGAGGGGTTTTGGGTCGCAAGCTGAGGCTAGCAATACTGGGGGTGGTGGTGGGAACGACGGTGGTAGCTCTGGTGGAACTGCTGCAAATTCTTCTGGCGGTGGGAACACTGGGTCGGAGACCCGGCAAGATGATTTGGATTGA